A window of Kiritimatiellaceae bacterium contains these coding sequences:
- a CDS encoding cobalamin-binding protein, with translation MARNEELFNSIMKGKRKDVAVLVQAEVNAGANVGSILMDSMIPAMREIGARFSRNEVYVPEMLIAARAMQAGLDIVDPLLSKSGHEPLGRVAIGTVKGDLHDIGKNLVAMMVKGAGYEVMDIGVDCDVAKYEEAVGNGVQVIMLSALLTTTMPYMKEVVSHFKAKGSKVKILIGGAPVTQEYADEIGADGYSSDANQAVASVEKALAK, from the coding sequence ATGGCCAGAAATGAAGAACTGTTTAATTCGATTATGAAGGGCAAACGCAAGGACGTAGCGGTACTGGTTCAGGCTGAAGTAAACGCCGGTGCGAATGTCGGTTCGATTCTGATGGATTCAATGATTCCGGCGATGCGGGAAATCGGCGCACGGTTCAGTCGTAATGAAGTTTATGTTCCGGAAATGCTGATTGCCGCCCGCGCCATGCAGGCCGGTCTGGATATTGTTGATCCGCTTCTCTCGAAGAGCGGACATGAACCGCTAGGCCGGGTTGCTATCGGTACAGTCAAAGGCGACCTGCATGACATTGGTAAAAATCTGGTAGCCATGATGGTGAAGGGTGCCGGATATGAAGTGATGGATATTGGCGTGGATTGCGATGTGGCCAAGTATGAAGAGGCGGTTGGCAATGGCGTTCAGGTCATCATGCTCAGCGCCCTGCTGACAACGACGATGCCCTACATGAAGGAAGTCGTCTCTCACTTTAAAGCCAAAGGTTCGAAAGTGAAAATTCTCATCGGCGGCGCTCCGGTAACTCAGGAATATGCCGATGAAATCGGTGCGGACGGCTACTCAAGCGATGCGAATCAGGCTGTTGCTTCGGTGGAAAAAGCACTGGCCAAGTAA
- a CDS encoding ABC transporter substrate-binding protein, producing the protein MKCIALLAAALLLAGCGERRVQSSHQGLRIVAMAPNTTEILYALGLSNSVVGVSHYAVYPPEAKQKPSVGGTYDPNFEMIVALQPDLVIGLETQKDIAAQLKALDIPFFGVAHEHISEIMQSILTIGKACGAEAEAQQLFQSLEATALRLTVSSGDRKPRVLVCVGHDESLSRMYVAGKGTFYDELIERAGGINACGESAAKYPEISPEGLATLRPDVVIDILPNPGHFTASDWKPYRAVVITNDYASIPGPRFVLLLQDFIKAIHE; encoded by the coding sequence ATGAAATGCATAGCGTTGCTCGCTGCCGCCCTGCTCCTTGCGGGGTGCGGAGAGCGGCGTGTACAAAGTTCTCATCAGGGGTTGCGCATTGTGGCGATGGCTCCTAACACCACCGAGATTCTCTACGCGCTCGGTTTGAGCAACTCGGTGGTCGGTGTCAGTCACTACGCGGTTTACCCGCCGGAAGCCAAACAGAAACCGTCCGTCGGCGGAACGTACGATCCGAACTTTGAAATGATCGTTGCTCTGCAACCCGATCTGGTGATCGGACTTGAAACACAAAAGGATATCGCCGCGCAGCTCAAAGCGCTCGACATCCCGTTTTTCGGCGTGGCGCACGAACACATCAGCGAAATCATGCAGTCCATCCTCACCATCGGCAAAGCCTGCGGCGCGGAAGCCGAAGCGCAGCAGCTATTCCAATCTCTGGAAGCAACTGCGTTGCGGCTTACGGTTTCTTCTGGCGACCGGAAACCCCGGGTTCTCGTTTGCGTCGGACACGATGAAAGCCTCAGCCGGATGTATGTCGCCGGTAAGGGAACTTTCTACGACGAGCTGATCGAACGCGCCGGCGGCATCAACGCCTGCGGAGAATCCGCCGCCAAATATCCGGAGATTTCACCGGAAGGTTTGGCGACACTGCGCCCCGATGTCGTCATCGATATTCTTCCTAACCCCGGACATTTCACCGCCAGTGACTGGAAGCCTTATCGCGCCGTCGTGATTACCAACGATTACGCCTCGATTCCGGGGCCGCGTTTTGTTCTGCTCCTTCAGGATTTTATCAAAGCCATTCATGAATAA
- a CDS encoding ABC transporter ATP-binding protein encodes MNNAIQIENLALELNGAPILKAVSFGIGAGEYVSVIGPNGAGKTTLLRCLLGMYSYKGSAKVGGIECRSYDSRALARQVSYVPQTHDLEFPLTVYDFVMMGRYPYLSALSPARKPDEDAVERALDITGTAQFRSRTLRTLSGGERQKVYIAAALAQETPVMLLDEPATFLDWRHQSEVMTLLKKINVECGATILAVNHDLNSAAHWSDRIVALKDGRTLFTGTPQELIQPAPLETLFETAFVRKETLAPASESIVDATPPSRPQERQKRDEGVASTL; translated from the coding sequence ATGAATAACGCCATCCAGATTGAAAACCTTGCGCTGGAACTGAATGGCGCGCCGATTCTGAAAGCCGTTTCGTTCGGCATCGGCGCAGGCGAATACGTTTCAGTCATCGGCCCGAACGGCGCGGGCAAAACCACACTGCTGCGCTGTCTGCTCGGCATGTATTCATACAAAGGCTCGGCAAAAGTCGGCGGAATCGAGTGCCGCAGTTATGACAGCCGTGCGCTGGCCCGGCAGGTCAGCTATGTGCCGCAAACGCACGATCTGGAATTTCCGCTGACGGTTTACGACTTCGTCATGATGGGCCGCTACCCATACCTTTCCGCACTTTCTCCGGCACGGAAGCCGGACGAAGACGCGGTCGAACGGGCACTGGATATTACCGGCACGGCGCAGTTCAGAAGCCGGACGCTCCGCACACTCTCCGGCGGCGAACGACAAAAAGTGTACATCGCCGCCGCGCTGGCGCAGGAAACGCCGGTCATGCTGCTCGACGAACCGGCCACCTTTCTCGACTGGCGGCATCAATCCGAAGTGATGACGCTGCTCAAAAAAATAAACGTTGAGTGCGGCGCCACCATTCTGGCCGTCAACCACGACCTCAATAGCGCCGCGCACTGGAGTGACCGCATTGTCGCTCTGAAAGACGGTCGGACGCTTTTCACCGGTACGCCGCAGGAACTGATTCAGCCCGCGCCGCTTGAAACGCTTTTCGAAACCGCCTTCGTCCGCAAAGAAACTCTTGCTCCTGCTTCGGAATCTATCGTAGACGCGACGCCCCCGTCGCGTCCTCAAGAACGGCAAAAACGCGACGAGGGCGTCGCGTCTACGTTATGA
- a CDS encoding methanol--corrinoid methyltransferase, producing the protein MSKAIAIDSLNSFVYGRCPKPVKTKRGVEIGTGIVFPEVNFTLPAMNINNDTWPQVVAHYTEMVDDVIHRSVELEVPQLQIEFETLPDMTLNPAWGLEINRLLADKLIAAQEKYGIKTALRFTPNDIREFSRPPIMRSGIHWEHMLEVFDKAGEAGADFLSIESTGGKELNDEALINADLPGVVFALGVLGCRDMEFLWKHMVAACKKNGVIPAGDSACGFGNTAMVLADKKMIPKIFAAVVRVATVPRTLIAVEQGAVGPCKDCAYEGVYIKAITGTPIALEGKSAACAHLSPIGNIAAAVCDCWSNESVQNVQLLSGKAPMVSAEQLAYDCRLMNVASRRSPEDALRLRDWLVESDAPLDPQAYVLHPEVVLRISKKIVQGNTAYDRTRIAVQAALEELRKGADDKSYRLDKREESWLDMMEMAIEDDIPETEEAMIAKMAPLVDATKCSLIEYGIDA; encoded by the coding sequence ATGAGTAAAGCCATAGCCATAGATTCCTTAAATAGTTTTGTTTACGGGCGCTGCCCAAAGCCGGTCAAAACGAAGCGAGGGGTAGAAATCGGGACCGGAATTGTATTTCCGGAGGTCAATTTCACACTGCCTGCCATGAACATTAATAATGATACCTGGCCGCAGGTTGTTGCTCATTACACGGAAATGGTCGACGATGTGATTCATCGTTCCGTTGAACTGGAAGTTCCGCAGTTGCAGATCGAATTTGAAACGCTTCCGGACATGACTCTCAATCCGGCATGGGGATTGGAGATTAATCGCCTGCTGGCCGATAAGCTGATCGCGGCGCAGGAAAAGTATGGAATAAAAACCGCTCTCCGGTTTACGCCGAACGACATTCGGGAATTTTCACGTCCGCCAATCATGCGCAGTGGAATTCATTGGGAACACATGCTCGAAGTATTCGATAAAGCCGGCGAAGCCGGAGCCGACTTCCTCTCCATCGAATCGACCGGCGGAAAAGAACTGAATGACGAAGCATTGATTAATGCCGATCTTCCCGGCGTGGTTTTCGCGCTGGGCGTGCTGGGTTGCCGCGATATGGAATTTTTGTGGAAACACATGGTGGCCGCCTGCAAAAAGAACGGCGTCATTCCGGCGGGCGACAGCGCCTGCGGGTTCGGAAATACCGCCATGGTGCTGGCGGACAAAAAAATGATTCCGAAGATTTTTGCCGCCGTGGTACGCGTCGCCACCGTTCCGCGTACGTTGATTGCAGTCGAGCAGGGAGCGGTCGGTCCGTGCAAAGACTGCGCCTATGAAGGTGTCTATATCAAAGCCATCACCGGAACTCCGATTGCACTCGAAGGTAAATCGGCGGCTTGCGCTCATTTGAGTCCAATCGGCAACATTGCCGCCGCCGTTTGCGACTGCTGGTCGAACGAGTCGGTACAGAACGTTCAGCTGCTCAGCGGCAAAGCTCCGATGGTTTCCGCCGAACAGCTCGCCTACGACTGCCGCTTGATGAATGTTGCATCGCGCCGCTCACCTGAAGACGCACTGCGTCTGCGCGACTGGCTGGTTGAATCCGATGCGCCGCTTGATCCGCAGGCTTATGTCCTTCATCCGGAAGTTGTACTGCGCATCTCCAAAAAGATTGTACAGGGCAATACGGCCTACGACCGAACCCGCATCGCCGTGCAGGCCGCGCTCGAAGAACTCCGCAAGGGAGCCGATGACAAATCATATCGTCTGGATAAACGCGAAGAGAGCTGGCTCGATATGATGGAAATGGCGATTGAAGATGATATTCCGGAAACCGAAGAGGCCATGATCGCGAAGATGGCTCCGCTGGTTGATGCAACAAAATGCAGTCTGATCGAATATGGAATCGACGCGTAA
- a CDS encoding iron ABC transporter permease, with protein MKIKFTILTLLALVSLLVFPLIGSTDVLHDPMGREILMKLRIPRVLTAFLAGIALASSGMIFQALFRNPLATPDTLGVSGGAALGATVWMRFGAPLLFAGVAGASIAGFFGALGTVLLVYGLARIKSGFSSATLLLAGVAVNLFFSSLILLMQYFSDPGETFRMIRWLMGGFSVVGFTTPINLAVFTAIGLIIAGLLTREMNLLLIGEELAGARGVNVDRTKKLLFFSASLMTGAAVAFCGPIAFVGLMVPHIGRQLIGSDHRKLFPAVILLGGAFLVICDGLARTLLAPVEMPAGLITSLLGGPFFLWLLLRKA; from the coding sequence ATGAAAATAAAATTTACTATTTTGACTCTGCTGGCATTGGTGTCACTCCTGGTGTTTCCACTGATTGGAAGCACTGATGTTCTGCACGATCCAATGGGCCGCGAAATTCTGATGAAGCTTCGAATTCCGCGCGTCCTGACAGCGTTTCTGGCCGGTATCGCGCTGGCATCCAGCGGTATGATTTTTCAGGCGCTCTTCCGTAATCCGCTGGCGACACCGGATACGCTCGGCGTTTCCGGCGGCGCGGCACTCGGTGCCACCGTCTGGATGCGTTTCGGCGCGCCGCTGCTTTTTGCCGGCGTTGCCGGAGCTTCTATCGCCGGATTTTTTGGCGCGCTGGGAACGGTACTGCTGGTTTACGGACTGGCGCGGATCAAAAGCGGATTTTCCTCCGCTACGCTATTGCTGGCCGGTGTGGCGGTAAATCTTTTCTTCTCCAGCCTGATTCTGCTGATGCAATATTTCAGCGACCCCGGCGAAACTTTCCGCATGATCCGCTGGCTGATGGGCGGCTTTTCTGTCGTCGGCTTCACCACGCCAATCAATCTGGCAGTCTTTACTGCCATCGGACTGATCATTGCCGGTTTGTTAACCCGCGAGATGAATCTGCTGCTGATCGGCGAGGAACTGGCCGGTGCGCGCGGCGTAAATGTGGATCGCACCAAAAAACTGCTGTTCTTCTCCGCGTCGCTGATGACCGGTGCCGCCGTTGCTTTTTGCGGGCCGATCGCCTTTGTCGGACTGATGGTTCCGCACATCGGACGCCAGCTGATCGGCTCCGACCACCGGAAACTTTTTCCGGCGGTCATTCTGCTCGGCGGCGCGTTTCTGGTTATCTGCGACGGACTGGCGCGCACCCTGCTCGCTCCGGTCGAAATGCCCGCCGGACTCATCACCTCGCTGCTCGGCGGCCCGTTCTTCCTCTGGCTGCTCCTGCGGAAGGCATAA
- a CDS encoding TonB-dependent receptor, which translates to MGMMKKRILTAALSGALFTGTFAETTNTVTDAERIVITATRSASDVRNVPGNPSVVTAQDIADGHYTSVPEALEKKAGIFFRNYADNPSQAAVDIRGFGGDNPHGKVLVLVNGRKLNRPDMAVINWAQIPMQAVERIEVVRGPNSVLYGDHAVGGVINIITRDGADIPETSLQASAGSYGAFDQNVVTSGKLDGLGYVATAGHQSGDGYRNRSAYDTSSGSLRLSGAINEQVSAYAEGSVVKERHELPGALSLAQVQQNRRQAANLADEADETYYTFNTGVKVVPTDELIFDLDGGMSRKDLQADMPSYWPASYYDYKINSYTLSPKVTLLTPVANMDNEFILGSDLARETLVTKKYNDLSRTVLATDTKVTKDLIGGYIADTLSLTDKLLLSGGARLEQNKVNAHHENGAGVTQYDDSITHTKKAWQTALNWMPTDTLKLFTGVKSTYRYPFIDEQAIYSGWGDAFNKDLRPETGINYETGVEVTPVSNVVLQATAFQTDMKDEIAWGAGKNENLDKTTHRGVELHAGYKNEAFAIDGYYTWLQSEFTAGVNNGNEIPWVPQNKLDVNLALFLTGALTLNTHMSYVSSMYPSGDNSNSAGTLSDYTIFDSLLEYKLPIKKFETKVFAGVDNIFATKYNFLAYSWGYYPAPERTYKAGLNVKF; encoded by the coding sequence ATGGGAATGATGAAAAAACGGATACTTACCGCCGCGTTGAGCGGCGCACTATTCACCGGCACCTTTGCCGAAACCACCAATACCGTCACAGACGCAGAACGTATTGTCATCACAGCAACCCGTAGCGCCAGCGACGTACGCAATGTGCCAGGTAATCCGTCGGTCGTCACAGCGCAGGATATTGCCGACGGGCATTACACTTCCGTTCCCGAAGCCTTAGAGAAAAAGGCCGGAATCTTTTTCCGTAACTATGCCGACAATCCGTCGCAGGCCGCTGTCGATATTCGCGGATTCGGCGGGGACAATCCGCACGGCAAAGTACTGGTGCTTGTCAACGGGCGCAAACTGAATCGTCCGGACATGGCGGTTATTAACTGGGCTCAAATTCCAATGCAGGCGGTTGAGCGCATCGAAGTGGTTCGCGGTCCAAACTCAGTTCTTTATGGCGACCACGCCGTCGGCGGTGTCATTAATATTATCACCCGCGACGGCGCAGATATTCCGGAAACTTCGCTTCAAGCGTCGGCAGGAAGTTACGGAGCGTTTGATCAAAATGTGGTCACCTCCGGAAAACTGGACGGACTCGGATATGTTGCAACCGCCGGACACCAGTCCGGCGACGGCTACCGTAACCGCTCAGCCTACGACACATCCTCCGGCAGTCTACGGCTGAGCGGCGCCATCAACGAACAGGTCTCGGCTTACGCCGAAGGTTCCGTCGTAAAAGAGCGGCATGAACTGCCGGGCGCACTTTCGTTGGCACAAGTTCAGCAAAACCGGCGGCAGGCCGCGAATTTGGCCGATGAAGCCGACGAAACCTACTACACTTTCAACACCGGCGTTAAAGTCGTGCCGACAGATGAGTTGATTTTTGATTTAGACGGCGGCATGTCCAGAAAAGACCTGCAGGCAGATATGCCTTCCTATTGGCCGGCTTCCTACTACGATTACAAAATCAACAGCTATACCCTCTCGCCAAAAGTCACTCTGCTGACGCCGGTTGCCAACATGGATAATGAGTTTATCCTCGGCAGTGATCTTGCACGGGAAACACTTGTCACAAAAAAATATAACGATCTTAGCCGTACAGTGCTGGCCACCGATACGAAGGTCACCAAAGATCTGATCGGCGGATATATTGCCGACACCCTCAGCTTAACCGACAAGCTTCTTTTGAGCGGCGGCGCACGTCTCGAACAGAACAAAGTCAATGCCCACCACGAAAACGGCGCTGGTGTTACGCAATACGATGACTCAATAACCCACACCAAAAAAGCCTGGCAGACGGCGCTTAATTGGATGCCGACCGATACGTTGAAACTGTTTACTGGTGTCAAAAGCACCTACCGCTATCCCTTTATCGACGAACAGGCGATTTATTCAGGCTGGGGCGATGCCTTCAATAAAGACCTCAGACCGGAAACCGGCATCAACTATGAAACTGGCGTCGAAGTAACACCGGTCTCGAACGTTGTGTTGCAGGCAACCGCATTTCAAACTGATATGAAGGACGAAATCGCCTGGGGCGCAGGCAAGAATGAAAACCTCGACAAAACCACCCACCGTGGCGTCGAGCTGCACGCCGGTTATAAGAACGAAGCCTTTGCCATCGACGGATATTACACCTGGCTTCAGTCCGAATTCACCGCCGGCGTGAACAACGGAAACGAAATTCCGTGGGTTCCGCAGAACAAACTCGACGTTAACCTCGCGCTGTTCCTGACCGGCGCACTGACCCTCAACACGCACATGAGCTATGTCAGCAGCATGTATCCATCCGGCGATAATTCTAACTCAGCCGGAACGCTGTCGGACTACACCATCTTCGACTCACTGCTTGAATACAAACTGCCGATCAAAAAATTCGAGACCAAAGTTTTCGCCGGAGTGGACAATATCTTCGCAACCAAATACAACTTCCTTGCATATAGCTGGGGCTATTATCCTGCGCCGGAGCGAACCTATAAAGCCGGGCTTAATGTGAAATTCTAA
- a CDS encoding helix-turn-helix domain-containing protein: MPILSATTLKRIRKSYHSSYPLDVLEVSPSGVCDDCKDAITNLPALVNARSYGLAEAVRWGEPYIFFLLPNVISWIIPVVRETEILGGLLGGAVMIEADPHDQLETVNHLTTSGCNRKAAEQYVKNLPVWTDREQPQKAAGFLFALTCCELDWDMLLLSENRKKALRQRQIAEEIHRRKLGPKDRTLIDEERTLLSLMKAGDQKGARRELNKTLGALFSHTADIRLIKAHVIEMMGYLVRSALEDSPHMSSLIEKNHVWMTEIIDAPDFEKLSNVVADALDDFMRNIYLQGHSKANETVARILNYLGDNFHETVTLENLSKEIGLSTFRVAHLVKEVTGKTVLQHVHQLRVQEAQRLLEQSDLNCTDIAYETGFGDQSYFIKQFRKWMGITPARYRRLYLTGKSGEQNS, encoded by the coding sequence ATGCCGATCTTGTCCGCAACCACTTTGAAACGCATCCGGAAAAGCTACCACAGCTCTTACCCGCTCGATGTTCTGGAAGTATCCCCTTCGGGAGTGTGCGATGACTGTAAGGATGCGATCACCAATCTGCCCGCACTGGTCAATGCGCGCAGCTATGGACTTGCAGAAGCTGTCCGCTGGGGTGAGCCATATATTTTCTTCCTGCTCCCCAACGTCATCAGCTGGATTATTCCTGTCGTCAGAGAAACCGAAATCCTCGGCGGACTGCTTGGCGGAGCAGTCATGATCGAAGCTGACCCGCATGACCAGCTGGAAACAGTCAACCACCTGACCACCTCAGGCTGCAACCGCAAAGCTGCCGAACAATATGTTAAAAATCTGCCGGTCTGGACTGACCGGGAACAACCGCAAAAAGCCGCCGGGTTTCTTTTCGCACTCACCTGCTGTGAGCTGGACTGGGACATGCTTCTGCTCAGTGAAAACCGGAAAAAAGCCTTAAGACAGCGGCAGATTGCCGAAGAAATCCACCGCCGCAAACTGGGCCCTAAAGATCGCACGTTGATCGACGAAGAGCGCACTTTGCTGTCACTAATGAAGGCCGGCGATCAGAAAGGAGCGCGGAGGGAACTGAATAAAACGCTCGGCGCCCTCTTTTCGCACACCGCCGACATCCGGCTGATCAAAGCTCATGTCATCGAAATGATGGGCTATCTGGTGCGCAGCGCGCTCGAAGACAGCCCGCACATGAGCTCGTTGATCGAGAAAAACCATGTCTGGATGACCGAGATCATTGACGCACCGGATTTTGAAAAACTGTCCAATGTCGTTGCGGATGCACTCGATGACTTTATGCGTAACATTTATCTGCAAGGTCACAGCAAAGCGAATGAAACCGTCGCGCGAATTCTCAACTACCTGGGTGATAACTTTCACGAAACGGTCACGCTTGAGAATCTCTCAAAAGAAATCGGTCTCAGCACATTCCGCGTTGCCCATCTGGTCAAGGAAGTGACCGGAAAAACGGTGCTGCAACATGTTCACCAGTTGCGCGTTCAGGAAGCGCAGCGGCTTCTCGAGCAGAGCGACCTGAACTGTACCGATATCGCCTATGAAACCGGGTTCGGCGACCAGAGCTACTTCATCAAGCAGTTCCGTAAATGGATGGGCATAACACCCGCCCGCTACCGCCGACTTTACCTAACCGGAAAATCCGGCGAACAAAATTCGTGA
- a CDS encoding TolC family protein has product MSQAAEVNLTTAYELALAKSESLQINAAEWRAAEARYRQAIGAMWPEVSAKGDAKWNPDSDTRRAGVGATWTVFDGFRNARTADARLADSLARSHDSERARLLLYEDVADVFYQIRSFQNQREAAQEQLKALESRSEELERRIKLGRSKQSDLLTTSSQMAEVRITMEQLNQSCAASLELLAFMTGQPSSSLQVVDETPLPAIGEVDKYLVAAADRADIKSGAATVEASRLDMDAAKADRKPKVTLDGNGYLYRDPDSQSEWDIVLSLEIPLFDKGRRVARIAEAGQQLRISELRLAELQRSSERDVRQAYQSLFYELKQWSELQAAISVSSDTLALLQKDYELGRVSNLDVLTATVQYWALRRREAALANQLRADMIHLHVAAGKVSP; this is encoded by the coding sequence GTGTCACAAGCAGCAGAGGTGAATCTCACCACGGCATACGAACTGGCGCTGGCAAAAAGTGAGTCGCTTCAGATCAATGCAGCGGAATGGCGCGCGGCAGAAGCCCGCTACCGGCAGGCGATCGGCGCGATGTGGCCGGAAGTCAGCGCCAAGGGCGACGCCAAGTGGAATCCTGATAGTGATACCCGCCGGGCCGGTGTCGGCGCAACTTGGACGGTATTCGACGGTTTCCGCAATGCGCGCACCGCCGACGCCAGACTGGCGGACAGTCTGGCCCGCTCCCATGATTCGGAACGGGCGCGTCTGCTGCTCTATGAAGATGTCGCCGATGTTTTCTACCAGATCCGGTCGTTTCAAAATCAGCGGGAAGCCGCGCAGGAACAGCTCAAAGCTTTGGAAAGCCGATCCGAAGAACTGGAACGCCGGATTAAGCTCGGGCGATCCAAACAGTCCGACCTGCTGACGACATCCAGTCAGATGGCCGAAGTACGGATTACAATGGAACAACTGAATCAGTCGTGCGCCGCGTCGCTGGAACTGCTGGCGTTTATGACCGGTCAGCCGTCGTCCAGTCTTCAGGTGGTTGACGAAACGCCCCTGCCCGCCATCGGCGAGGTGGATAAGTATCTTGTGGCGGCGGCAGACCGGGCCGACATCAAGTCGGGCGCAGCCACGGTGGAAGCGTCGCGACTCGATATGGACGCGGCCAAGGCCGACCGCAAACCCAAGGTGACGCTCGACGGTAACGGTTATCTCTACCGCGATCCGGATTCTCAAAGCGAATGGGACATTGTTCTGAGTCTCGAAATTCCACTGTTCGACAAAGGCAGACGTGTTGCGCGTATTGCCGAAGCCGGACAGCAGCTCCGGATCAGCGAACTGAGACTGGCGGAACTTCAGCGCTCTTCGGAACGAGACGTCCGACAGGCTTATCAATCGCTTTTCTACGAACTGAAACAGTGGTCGGAGTTGCAGGCGGCAATCAGCGTATCATCCGACACGCTGGCGCTCCTTCAGAAAGATTATGAACTGGGCCGCGTGAGCAATCTCGACGTTCTCACCGCTACAGTTCAGTACTGGGCATTGCGCCGCCGTGAAGCGGCGTTGGCGAATCAACTGCGCGCCGACATGATTCATCTCCATGTTGCCGCCGGAAAGGTGTCGCCATGA